In bacterium, one genomic interval encodes:
- a CDS encoding amidohydrolase, with translation MPRTRFATGLLLTTLLGACAPAGDGGGGPADGYADLVLTGGHVRSADGTAATALAVRGRRILAVGNDDAIGALAGPDTRRIDLRGGWLGPGFNDSHAHLYGLGTSLSQVRLMGTGSVAEILELVAAAHAELPPGAWLEGRGWDQNDWADPAWPTAAELDVVTGDRPALLRRVDGHAAWANSAALAAAGLTAATPDPEGGEILRDGDGTPTGLLIDNAVDLVREVIPDPPADEVERRVRLAVAHCVARGVTGVHDAGASWERVQLYRRLAEAGELGLRVYALYDDDEETLGPAFAHGPLFSSDSLLTARAVKLYSDGALGSRGALLLDDYRDQPGHRGLPVTPPDHMRDVMRRAAAAGLQVGTHAIGDGANRLVLDLYEEVLGASGLRPVRWRVEHAQIVHPDDLPRFAALGVIPAMQPTHCTSDMDWAADRLGEDRLAGAYAWRTLVASGAHVCFGTDFPVERVEPLEGLYAARTRMHPDGTPIGGWRPEETLTGAQALDLYTAGSAYAAFREDDLGRLAPGFLADLVALDGDPVACEPAALLTMRVLLTVVDGQVAWEP, from the coding sequence ATGCCCCGCACCCGCTTCGCCACCGGCCTGCTGCTCACGACCCTCCTCGGCGCCTGCGCGCCGGCCGGCGACGGTGGCGGCGGCCCCGCCGACGGATACGCCGACCTCGTGCTCACCGGCGGCCACGTGCGGTCGGCCGACGGCACCGCGGCCACGGCGCTGGCGGTGCGCGGCCGGCGCATCCTGGCGGTCGGCAACGACGACGCCATCGGCGCGCTGGCCGGACCGGACACCCGGCGCATCGACCTGCGGGGCGGGTGGCTCGGCCCGGGCTTCAACGACAGCCACGCCCATCTCTACGGCCTGGGCACGTCCCTCTCCCAGGTGCGCCTGATGGGCACCGGCTCGGTGGCCGAAATCCTCGAACTCGTGGCCGCCGCCCACGCCGAGTTGCCGCCGGGCGCCTGGCTCGAGGGACGCGGCTGGGACCAGAACGACTGGGCCGATCCCGCCTGGCCCACGGCCGCCGAACTGGACGTCGTGACCGGGGACCGTCCCGCCCTGCTGCGCCGCGTCGACGGCCACGCCGCCTGGGCCAACAGCGCCGCGCTGGCCGCCGCCGGCCTCACGGCGGCCACGCCCGACCCGGAAGGCGGCGAGATCCTGCGCGACGGCGACGGCACCCCCACGGGGCTGCTCATCGACAACGCCGTCGACCTCGTCCGCGAGGTCATCCCCGACCCGCCGGCCGACGAGGTCGAGCGCCGCGTGCGCCTGGCCGTGGCCCACTGCGTCGCGCGCGGTGTCACGGGCGTGCACGACGCCGGCGCGTCCTGGGAGCGGGTGCAGCTGTACCGGCGCCTGGCCGAGGCGGGCGAACTGGGTCTGCGCGTCTACGCCCTGTACGACGACGACGAGGAGACGCTCGGGCCGGCCTTCGCCCACGGTCCCCTCTTCTCGTCCGACAGCCTGCTCACCGCCCGGGCGGTGAAGCTGTACAGCGACGGCGCCCTCGGCAGCCGCGGCGCCCTGCTCCTCGACGACTACCGCGACCAGCCGGGCCACCGCGGCCTGCCCGTGACTCCGCCCGACCACATGCGCGACGTCATGCGCCGCGCGGCCGCCGCGGGGCTGCAGGTGGGCACCCACGCCATCGGCGACGGGGCCAACCGGCTCGTCCTCGACCTCTACGAGGAGGTCCTCGGCGCTTCGGGTCTGCGCCCCGTGCGCTGGCGCGTCGAGCACGCCCAGATCGTGCACCCGGACGACCTGCCCCGCTTCGCCGCCCTCGGCGTGATCCCGGCCATGCAGCCCACCCACTGCACCAGCGACATGGACTGGGCCGCGGACCGCCTGGGCGAGGATCGCCTCGCCGGTGCCTACGCCTGGCGCACCCTGGTCGCGTCGGGCGCCCACGTGTGCTTCGGCACCGACTTCCCGGTCGAGCGGGTCGAGCCTCTCGAGGGACTGTACGCCGCGCGCACCCGCATGCATCCCGACGGCACGCCCATCGGCGGCTGGCGCCCGGAAGAGACCCTCACCGGCGCGCAGGCTCTCGACCTCTACACCGCCGGGTCGGCCTATGCGGCGTTCCGCGAGGACGACCTGGGCCGCCTCGCGCCCGGCTTCCTGGCCGATCTGGTGGCCCTGGACGGCGATCCGGTCGCCTGCGAGCCGGCCGCGCTGCTGACCATGCGGGTGCTGCTGACGGTGGTCGACGGGCAGGTGGCCTGGGAGCCGTGA
- a CDS encoding PAS domain S-box protein codes for MHDHPSPFETSHLLHTIIESAPIRIFWKDRESRYLGANSLFARDAGLESPAGLIGRIDFDLSWRDHAERYRADDRAVMESGRERIGFVEPQTTPDGQTIWLRTSKVPLRDASGRTIGILGTYDDITASFESARALEDSEERFKLAMAGANDGLWDWNLETDEVYYSPRWQEMLGYAPGELPATLDTWSRLVHADDRDMVLARVRDYLADRRDSFEVEMRMRHRDGHEVLVLSRALKVARRPGAGATRLVGTHVDISALKQAQERDRRSTQFLQQLFVSASEGISVCEDCAEFPFVRFSLWNDRMTEITGYTMEQINRSGWYQTMYPDPALQERAAARMGRMRTGDNLVDERWVVTNRAGEPRTLLISTSLVENSAGQPAVVALMRDITELDKAEAAARREIEVREELLERASEGVVVWRRAGGDRFAEFLSWNRRMIEITGYTMEEINRLGWLEALYPDDEAREAAHRVMNEVVDGAVIRGRASRIVARDGSLRHVSISSSAVSGAGGERHVLGVVQDQTDRIELEKQLRHSQKMEAVGTLVGGIAHDFNNVLAAIAGNVFLAQEEAHDPTRVRELLGHIATLGDRASETVRQLLTFARKGDLDMRDLDIDRFLGEAFRLAETLIPGNIERHLASPGHELCVAADMTQLQQVLLNLVQNAVDAVGGAAQPRIECRLEAYDADAGFRERHPDVGTDAFVRLSVADNGSGMSAEVQGKVFEPFFTTKEVGKGTGMGLATVYGAVTSHGGVIDVDSAEGAGTTVSVYLPRVRCGKAPAVRRSGPAESGDGLTVLVVDDNRDVREVTRDVLIARGFRVLEADDGRHALEVLGGSGLRVDLVVTDVVMPRMGGVELLQEARRLEPGLPFVLLTGYDRDRVIGNEMPPGGWQVVNKPFDFDDLVRVIRELAAAP; via the coding sequence ATGCACGATCATCCGTCTCCCTTCGAAACCAGCCATCTGCTGCACACGATCATCGAGTCGGCCCCCATCCGGATCTTCTGGAAGGACCGGGAGAGCCGCTATCTCGGCGCGAACTCCCTCTTCGCCCGGGACGCCGGCCTCGAGTCGCCGGCCGGACTGATCGGCCGCATCGACTTCGACCTCAGCTGGCGCGACCACGCCGAACGCTACCGCGCCGACGACCGCGCCGTGATGGAGTCGGGCCGCGAACGCATCGGCTTCGTCGAGCCCCAGACCACCCCCGACGGCCAGACGATCTGGCTGCGCACCTCCAAGGTCCCCCTGCGCGACGCGTCCGGCCGGACGATCGGCATACTCGGCACCTACGACGACATCACCGCGTCGTTCGAGTCGGCCCGGGCCCTCGAGGACAGCGAGGAGCGGTTCAAGCTGGCCATGGCCGGGGCCAACGACGGCCTGTGGGACTGGAATCTCGAGACCGACGAGGTCTACTACTCGCCGCGTTGGCAGGAGATGCTGGGCTACGCACCGGGCGAACTGCCGGCCACGCTCGACACCTGGTCGCGCCTCGTGCACGCGGACGACCGCGACATGGTCCTGGCCCGGGTGCGGGACTACCTCGCCGACCGCCGCGATTCGTTCGAGGTCGAGATGCGCATGCGGCACCGGGACGGCCACGAGGTCCTCGTCCTGTCGCGGGCCCTCAAGGTCGCGCGCCGCCCCGGTGCGGGCGCGACCCGCCTCGTCGGCACCCACGTCGACATCTCGGCCCTCAAGCAGGCCCAGGAGCGCGACCGGCGCAGCACCCAGTTCCTGCAGCAGCTCTTCGTGAGCGCCTCGGAGGGCATCTCCGTGTGCGAGGACTGCGCCGAGTTCCCCTTCGTGCGCTTCTCCCTGTGGAACGACCGCATGACCGAGATCACCGGCTACACCATGGAGCAGATCAACCGCTCCGGCTGGTACCAGACCATGTATCCGGATCCGGCCCTGCAGGAGCGGGCCGCGGCCCGCATGGGGCGCATGCGCACCGGCGACAACCTCGTCGACGAGCGCTGGGTCGTCACCAACCGCGCCGGCGAGCCGCGGACCCTGCTCATCTCGACCTCCCTCGTCGAGAACTCCGCCGGGCAGCCGGCGGTGGTGGCGCTCATGCGGGACATCACCGAGCTGGACAAGGCCGAGGCGGCCGCGCGGCGTGAGATCGAGGTGCGCGAGGAGCTCCTCGAGCGGGCGTCCGAGGGTGTCGTCGTATGGCGGCGGGCCGGCGGCGACCGGTTCGCCGAGTTCCTGTCCTGGAACCGCCGCATGATCGAGATCACGGGCTACACCATGGAGGAGATCAACCGGCTCGGCTGGCTGGAGGCCCTCTATCCGGACGACGAGGCGCGCGAAGCGGCCCATCGGGTCATGAACGAGGTCGTCGACGGCGCGGTCATCCGCGGGCGCGCGTCGCGCATCGTCGCCCGCGACGGCTCTCTGCGGCACGTGAGCATCTCGTCGTCGGCGGTGTCCGGGGCGGGCGGCGAACGCCACGTGCTGGGCGTCGTCCAGGACCAGACCGACCGGATCGAGCTGGAGAAGCAGCTGCGGCATTCGCAGAAGATGGAGGCCGTGGGCACGCTGGTCGGCGGCATCGCCCACGACTTCAACAACGTGCTGGCCGCGATCGCGGGCAACGTCTTCCTCGCGCAGGAGGAGGCCCACGACCCGACCCGGGTCCGCGAGCTGCTCGGGCACATCGCCACGCTCGGCGACCGGGCCTCCGAGACGGTCCGGCAGCTGCTCACGTTCGCGCGCAAGGGCGACCTGGACATGCGCGATCTCGACATCGATCGCTTCCTGGGCGAGGCCTTCCGGCTTGCCGAGACGCTCATTCCGGGCAACATCGAGCGGCACCTGGCCTCGCCGGGGCACGAGCTGTGCGTGGCGGCGGACATGACGCAGCTGCAGCAGGTGCTCCTGAACCTGGTGCAGAACGCGGTCGACGCGGTGGGCGGGGCGGCGCAGCCCCGCATCGAGTGCCGGCTCGAGGCCTACGACGCCGACGCCGGATTCCGCGAGCGCCATCCGGACGTGGGGACCGACGCGTTCGTGCGCCTGAGCGTCGCGGACAACGGCAGCGGCATGTCGGCCGAGGTGCAGGGGAAGGTCTTCGAGCCCTTCTTCACCACCAAGGAGGTGGGCAAGGGCACGGGCATGGGCCTGGCCACCGTGTACGGGGCCGTCACGTCGCACGGGGGCGTCATCGACGTGGACAGCGCCGAGGGCGCGGGCACCACGGTCAGCGTCTACCTGCCGCGCGTGCGCTGCGGCAAGGCCCCGGCAGTGCGTCGGAGCGGCCCGGCGGAGTCCGGCGACGGCCTGACGGTGCTGGTGGTCGACGACAACCGCGACGTGCGCGAGGTGACGCGCGACGTGCTCATCGCCCGCGGATTCCGGGTCCTCGAGGCCGACGACGGCCGCCACGCCCTGGAGGTCCTGGGCGGCTCGGGCCTGAGGGTCGACCTCGTCGTGACCGACGTGGTGATGCCCCGCATGGGCGGGGTCGAGCTCCTGCAGGAGGCGCGCCGCCTCGAACCCGGACTCCCCTTCGTCCTCCTGACGGGTTATGATCGGGACCGGGTCATCGGCAACGAGATGCCCCCGGGCGGATGGCAGGTCGTGAACAAGCCCTTCGACTTCGACGACCTCGTCCGCGTGATCCGTGAACTCGCGGCGGCCCCCTGA
- the carB gene encoding carbamoyl-phosphate synthase large subunit yields MPRRTDLETIMILGSGPIVIGQASEFDYSGTQAVKALKREGYRVVLVNSNPATIMTDPGLADATYIEPLTVDMVEKIIVAERPDAILPTVGGQTGLNLAVELAEQGVLERHGVELIGATPQCVRLAEDREEFKATMTAIGLETPRSLLVTSLDMVDAAMAEISFPMILRASFTLGGAGSGVARDREQFVEMLREGLNASPVGSVLVEESVLGWKEYELEVIRDTAGNGIIVCSIENFDAMGVHTGDSVTVAPAQTLTDREYQRLRDDALKVLDAVGVVTGGSNVQFAVDPETGRVIVIEMNPRVSRSSALASKATGYPIAKIAALLAVGYTLPELPNEITGTSSACFEPSIDYTVVKVPRWAFEKFPGTPDLLGTTMQSVGEVMAIGRTFREAFQKSLRSLELGLDGWESRASGRSREELAAALAEPRQGRLADLHEAMRRGFDAEQLHRLTGIDPWFLDNLEHLMEIEGRLRSFTLDELPPELMWEAKREGFSDRRLARLLQWGIGQAEGPTPDVTVRTRASLVLAARQALGMTPVFRRVDTCAAEFASETPYLYSTWEEGPCEARPTDRRKVIVLGGGPNRIGQGIEFDTCCCHAVQTLRAEGIEAILVNCNPETVSTDYDLSDRLYFEPLRFEEVMHIVDVERPDGVIVTLGGQTPLNLAGSLHEAGVPILGTGVAAIDRAEDRDRCGQLLTKLGIRFPRAGSAHSIDEAEAVADAIGYPVMVRPSYVLGGRAMRVVYDGSGLRRYFEEAVKVSGKHPVLIDQFLEDAVEFDVDAVCDGEQVLIGGIMQHIEEAGIHSGDSFAVLPPWKTTAPELGIMRDHTRRIARELGVCGLVNIQFASYEGEIYVLEINPRASRTVPFLEKATGVALADIATRCMLGMSLAAQGVAEGGPGDRFFVKGPVFPFRRFPRTDHLLGPEMKSTGEVMGIGRDFGEAFARASLAAGQGLPGAGAVFLSVNDRDKDELLPIARELGSLGFDLVATSGTARFLASCGLTCATVAKVGQGSPHIGQLIRDGRVQMVINTPLGEKSRYDESAIRREARALDIPCITTLSGGRAAVDGIRALRRGLDEVVSLQGLSQRALRARN; encoded by the coding sequence ATGCCGCGGCGGACTGACCTCGAGACCATCATGATCCTGGGCTCCGGCCCCATCGTCATCGGCCAGGCCAGCGAGTTCGACTACTCGGGCACCCAGGCCGTGAAGGCGCTCAAGCGCGAGGGCTACCGGGTGGTGCTGGTGAACAGCAATCCGGCGACGATCATGACCGACCCCGGTCTGGCCGACGCCACCTACATCGAGCCGCTCACGGTGGACATGGTCGAGAAGATCATCGTCGCCGAGCGGCCCGACGCGATCCTGCCCACGGTGGGCGGCCAGACGGGCCTGAACCTGGCGGTGGAGCTGGCCGAGCAGGGCGTGCTCGAACGCCACGGGGTCGAGCTGATCGGGGCCACGCCGCAGTGCGTGCGCCTGGCCGAGGACCGCGAGGAGTTCAAGGCGACCATGACGGCCATCGGGCTCGAGACGCCGCGCAGCCTGCTCGTGACGAGCCTGGACATGGTCGACGCGGCCATGGCCGAGATCTCCTTCCCCATGATCCTGCGCGCGAGCTTCACCCTCGGCGGCGCCGGCAGCGGCGTCGCGCGCGACCGGGAGCAGTTCGTCGAGATGCTGCGCGAGGGCCTGAATGCCTCGCCGGTGGGCAGCGTGCTGGTCGAGGAGTCGGTGCTGGGCTGGAAGGAGTACGAGCTCGAGGTCATCCGCGACACGGCGGGCAACGGCATCATCGTCTGCAGCATCGAGAACTTCGACGCCATGGGCGTCCACACCGGCGACAGCGTCACCGTGGCGCCGGCCCAGACCCTCACCGACCGCGAGTACCAGCGCCTGCGCGACGACGCCCTGAAGGTGCTCGACGCGGTGGGCGTCGTGACGGGCGGCTCGAACGTGCAGTTCGCCGTCGATCCCGAGACCGGCCGCGTCATCGTCATCGAGATGAACCCGCGGGTGAGCCGCAGCAGCGCCCTCGCCAGCAAGGCCACCGGCTACCCCATCGCCAAGATCGCGGCCCTGCTCGCCGTGGGCTACACCCTGCCCGAGCTGCCCAACGAGATCACCGGCACCAGCAGCGCCTGCTTCGAGCCGAGCATCGACTACACGGTGGTGAAGGTGCCGCGCTGGGCTTTCGAGAAGTTCCCCGGCACGCCCGACCTGCTCGGCACCACCATGCAGTCGGTGGGCGAGGTCATGGCCATCGGGCGCACCTTCCGCGAGGCCTTCCAGAAGTCGCTGCGCTCGCTGGAGCTGGGGCTAGACGGCTGGGAGAGCCGGGCCAGCGGGCGCAGCCGCGAGGAACTGGCGGCCGCCCTCGCCGAGCCCCGCCAGGGCCGGCTGGCCGACCTGCACGAGGCCATGCGGCGCGGCTTCGACGCGGAGCAGCTGCACCGCCTGACCGGCATCGACCCCTGGTTCCTGGACAACCTCGAGCATCTCATGGAGATCGAGGGGCGCCTGCGCTCGTTCACCCTCGACGAGCTGCCGCCCGAGCTGATGTGGGAAGCCAAGCGCGAGGGCTTCAGCGACCGGCGCCTCGCCCGCCTGCTGCAATGGGGAATCGGCCAGGCCGAAGGCCCGACGCCCGACGTCACGGTGCGCACGCGCGCCTCCCTGGTCCTGGCCGCGCGCCAGGCCCTGGGCATGACGCCCGTCTTCCGGCGCGTCGACACCTGCGCCGCCGAGTTCGCCAGCGAGACGCCGTACCTGTACAGCACCTGGGAGGAGGGCCCCTGTGAGGCGCGCCCCACCGACCGCCGCAAGGTGATCGTGCTCGGCGGCGGTCCGAACCGCATCGGCCAGGGCATCGAGTTCGACACCTGCTGCTGCCACGCCGTGCAGACCCTGCGCGCCGAGGGCATCGAGGCCATCCTCGTCAACTGCAACCCGGAGACCGTCAGCACCGACTACGACCTGTCGGACCGCCTCTACTTCGAGCCGTTGCGTTTCGAGGAGGTCATGCACATCGTCGACGTCGAGCGGCCCGACGGCGTGATCGTCACCCTCGGCGGCCAGACACCGCTGAACCTGGCCGGTTCGCTGCACGAGGCGGGCGTGCCCATCCTCGGCACCGGCGTCGCGGCCATCGACCGCGCCGAGGACCGCGACCGCTGCGGACAACTCCTCACGAAGCTCGGCATCCGCTTCCCCCGCGCCGGCAGCGCCCACTCGATCGACGAGGCCGAAGCCGTCGCCGACGCCATCGGCTATCCCGTCATGGTGCGCCCGAGCTATGTTCTGGGTGGACGCGCCATGAGAGTCGTGTACGATGGGTCGGGTCTGCGGCGCTACTTCGAGGAAGCTGTGAAGGTCAGCGGCAAGCACCCGGTCCTGATCGACCAGTTCCTCGAAGACGCCGTGGAATTCGACGTCGACGCCGTGTGCGACGGTGAGCAGGTGCTCATCGGCGGCATCATGCAGCACATCGAGGAAGCCGGCATCCACAGCGGCGACAGCTTCGCCGTCCTGCCCCCCTGGAAGACCACCGCCCCCGAACTCGGGATCATGCGCGACCACACGCGGCGCATCGCCCGCGAGCTCGGCGTGTGCGGCCTGGTGAACATCCAGTTCGCCAGCTACGAGGGCGAGATCTACGTGCTGGAGATCAACCCCCGCGCCTCGCGCACCGTCCCCTTCCTCGAGAAGGCCACGGGCGTGGCGCTGGCCGACATCGCCACCCGCTGCATGCTCGGCATGTCGCTGGCCGCGCAGGGCGTGGCCGAGGGCGGCCCGGGCGATCGCTTCTTCGTGAAGGGTCCGGTGTTCCCCTTCCGGCGTTTCCCGCGCACCGACCACCTGCTCGGCCCCGAGATGAAGAGCACGGGCGAGGTGATGGGCATCGGCCGCGACTTCGGCGAGGCCTTCGCGCGCGCCTCGCTGGCCGCGGGCCAGGGCCTGCCGGGCGCGGGCGCCGTCTTCCTCAGCGTGAACGACCGGGACAAGGACGAACTGCTGCCCATCGCCCGCGAGCTGGGCTCGCTGGGCTTCGACCTGGTGGCCACGTCCGGCACGGCGCGCTTCCTGGCCTCGTGCGGCCTGACCTGCGCCACGGTGGCCAAGGTCGGCCAGGGCTCGCCCCACATCGGGCAGCTCATCCGCGACGGCCGGGTGCAGATGGTCATCAACACGCCCCTCGGCGAGAAGAGCCGCTACGACGAGAGCGCCATCCGGCGCGAGGCCCGGGCCCTCGACATCCCCTGCATCACGACCCTGTCGGGCGGCCGGGCGGCGGTGGACGGGATCCGCGCCCTGCGCCGCGGCCTGGACGAGGTCGTGTCGCTGCAGGGGTTGTCGCAGCGGGCGCTGCGGGCCCGCAACTGA
- a CDS encoding YbaK/EbsC family protein, whose protein sequence is MACAKLFAYLTDRGVDFTVKEHPNAFAAQDVAFKSGVPGRLFAKTVMVKIDGEMAMAVLPADSRIDFHLLRETARADTICLATEQDFDPVFPDCELGAMPPFGNLYGMRVFVAGSLIRTDLIAFNAGSHTEVITMPFWQFEKLVEPTIGYFTYRRLQERQGSA, encoded by the coding sequence ATGGCCTGTGCCAAGCTCTTCGCGTACCTGACCGACCGCGGCGTCGACTTCACGGTGAAGGAGCACCCCAACGCCTTCGCCGCCCAGGACGTGGCCTTCAAGTCCGGCGTGCCGGGCCGCCTCTTCGCCAAGACGGTGATGGTGAAGATCGACGGCGAGATGGCCATGGCCGTGCTGCCGGCCGACAGCCGCATCGACTTCCACCTGCTCCGCGAGACGGCCCGCGCCGACACCATCTGCCTGGCCACCGAGCAGGACTTCGATCCGGTGTTCCCCGACTGCGAACTGGGCGCCATGCCGCCCTTCGGCAACCTCTACGGCATGCGCGTCTTCGTGGCGGGCAGCCTGATCCGCACCGACCTGATCGCCTTCAACGCGGGCTCGCACACCGAGGTGATCACGATGCCGTTCTGGCAGTTCGAGAAGCTGGTGGAGCCGACGATCGGATACTTCACGTACCGGCGGCTGCAGGAGCGGCAGGGGTCGGCCTAG
- a CDS encoding single-stranded DNA-binding protein: protein MSARETALARDVLAATARLRDAVAVLRFDAPTAWVYNPLDYAWDLHTQWVRTWGATRRRVLLMGMNPGPWGMVQTGVPFGEVAAVRDWLGLRGAVGRPDPEHPRRPVAGLACTRSEVSGRRLWGHLAARFGSPEAFFADHFVINYCPLVFMEDTGRNRTPDKLPVAESEPLFAACDAWVRDLVGLYRPEWVVGVGGFARAKLTGLFGPDVPDVDLSHRPDGIGWVLHPSPASPAANRGWAAAADKQLAAQGIWSAP, encoded by the coding sequence GTGTCCGCCCGCGAAACCGCTCTCGCCCGCGACGTCCTCGCCGCCACGGCCCGCCTGCGCGACGCCGTCGCCGTCCTCCGCTTCGACGCGCCCACCGCCTGGGTGTACAACCCGCTCGACTACGCCTGGGACCTGCACACGCAGTGGGTGCGCACCTGGGGCGCGACGCGCCGGCGGGTGCTGCTGATGGGCATGAACCCGGGCCCGTGGGGCATGGTCCAGACCGGCGTGCCCTTCGGCGAGGTCGCGGCGGTGCGGGACTGGCTGGGTCTGCGCGGCGCCGTCGGCCGGCCCGATCCCGAGCACCCCAGGCGCCCCGTCGCCGGACTGGCCTGCACGCGCTCGGAAGTGAGCGGCCGCCGCCTCTGGGGCCATCTCGCCGCTCGCTTCGGCTCGCCGGAAGCCTTCTTCGCCGACCATTTCGTCATCAACTACTGCCCGCTCGTCTTCATGGAGGACACGGGCCGCAACCGCACGCCCGACAAGCTGCCCGTGGCCGAAAGCGAGCCGCTCTTCGCCGCCTGCGACGCCTGGGTGCGCGATCTCGTCGGGCTGTATCGGCCGGAGTGGGTCGTCGGGGTGGGGGGCTTCGCCCGCGCGAAACTCACCGGGCTGTTCGGCCCCGACGTGCCGGACGTCGACCTCTCCCACCGGCCGGACGGCATCGGCTGGGTGCTGCATCCGAGTCCGGCCAGCCCGGCCGCGAACCGGGGCTGGGCGGCCGCCGCGGACAAGCAGCTCGCGGCGCAGGGGATCTGGTCCGCGCCGTAG